From the genome of Neospora caninum Liverpool complete genome, chromosome III:
TCGTCGCACGGTGGTGCACATGTCGATGGTCAACGGCccttctcgtgcttctctgcCCGTTGGCTACGGCTCGTATCGGAGAAAATCCCCACTCCGTAAATGAAAATTCTTCGCTAACTCGGCGTATCCCCTCTTCTGTGCTCTTATGCTGCAGTACCACGCTCTCCCCTTGCTGCAGTTGAACGTCCCGCAGTCGATGAAGCTTGTTTCTGCTTACAACCGGTGAGTTGTCTTGTCTTCTGCTGAACCGAATCCAAAGACAGTGTACTCATACGCACAGTTGTGTAGTTCGGAGGAGGAAACAACTGGTCGGTTCGGTATCCATATGCTTTACGTCTCCATACTCCACACGGTCGCACCTCCGCACGCATGGGCTTGCGCATGGCGTCGAACATCGTGTTTCTGCGTCGTAGTGCTTCGAGAAGGAGTGGCAATTCCTCAATTCCGCGCCCGACGATCCCGTGGCCCATTCGGCAATGCTCGTCAATGCAGACGATACATCTGGCTTCGTCAACCGACCGTTCTCCTGCAGCCGTGTGCCCCAATTCGGTTTATGGCTGTTGTTGTCTCGATAGAGCGCTGTGTCTGGCCTCACGCTTATCGGATATCGGTACGTGGGTCTCTGCGTGTGATACTCAGAGGCCTGTTTGAGCTGGTGGCCGTCGGCATTCTtactctcctcttcctcgtctcgtATTGGCTAGCTGTCATCACCCCGCCAGGCAGCATCCCGGATACTGAAGAATGGTCCTACGCGGCGCCCGATGTTTTCGACATAGAAGGACTCCCATCTGTCGTGGTACGCTTTCGTTTACGAACAAGCTAAGGGAATGTATCTGGTGCCCGAGTGCTGCTCCAGAGGACAAACTGTCCTTTTTCCACACGGTCTCTGGAGCTTGAATATTGCGCTTACACTTCACTCGACACCTCAGCGAATCTTCTCGAGCCACGCAGACTGCGCAGGATTCAGGCGCCATTGATTCGATCCACGTCTAAACTACTGTTAGCACAAGAGCGTCTGCACTTGTGTTCGTTCCCAGTGCCTAAGGGACGTCTTGACTTTTTCTGCACAGCGCCCAGGCTATAAGCTAGTACGCGAGACATGCCATCATCCGTTCTCCTGCGCCTCCCTAATGCATGCTCACCGTATCCTTTTTCACAGGAAACCAAGAAGACGGGTGCTCGTCGCCACTGCAAATGGTGTCGCCGTTTGAAACCGGATCGGGCCCACCATTGTCGAGTTTGTCGTCAATGTGTACTCAAAATGGATCATCACTGCCCGTGGATCTACAACTGTGTCGGCTGGAGAAATCACAAGTACTTCATGCTCTCGCTCATCTATGGTTCCCTCGATTCCCTTCTCATTGCAATCTGCATGTTTGAAACGGTCAAACGAGTAGTAGCGTCGGAACAGGTAAGCGGAactctttgctttttctgtcttcaaACGGTGCTGCGAACATGGTTCAGTATTGTCTGGCTGCGGAACCGATACGGGAGCGCAACGGGCCAACGGATACTTCGTAGCAAACTGTAATCTCACTCAAGTCGTTAGACGCCCGGTTCGGAATTCACTTTTTGCTCACCAACCACAATTTACAGCAATAGGTTCCACATGTCAAGCAGCCTGAAGAGATATTGTTTGTGGACTAGCATCGACCCCTGGTTCCAGCGGTTCATTCTCAGATGTTGATCACCTCAAAGAAGCAAGTGCAGGACGGATCTTGTCCCTATGAGAGAGGTGAATCTCTACGCAACTTGATTTGACTGCGGCGTCAACAGTGCACAACGATCGTACAGTGGCTAATCGATCATACGTATACACGATCTCCAATTACCAGTTTCGCAATATTCATTACTAGACCCAAGCCATTTGTGTTCGAATGTGACAATCGTTCTTGCCTGACCCCTAACGATACCTAGGCATCCGTGAGTATCGAAGCCAATTTTTCTGGCTGCGGTGTCTTTGTCTGTCCTGTTTTCAGACTCAATTCGAGAAAATGTTCATGGTGCTGTTCGCAGAGACGCTCGATATTTTCCTCTGCGCGCTCATCACtgggtttttctttttccacaCCCAGTACGTCATTTGGAGCACGATCTCGAGTTTAGATCCTGCTGGTACTGTTCGTTTGTTTGGGACAGAGCAACCCGGTGGTGCGACTGACAGACCCGAGTTCAGTCGCCCTGGATTTGACAGGGAGAGGACACGCATGTCTCTTGTGGAACGCCCAGATGGGCAGATCTCTCGGTTACAGACCCCCGGCATATACAGAGTGGTGCGTTAACTCGACTAAACACCAGGTAGTACCTTAGTGACTGCCGGCATTCCGTTGGTTGAGGGCTCAGGATACGGCTCATCATCTCGTGCACGTTCCTGAATGGACGGTCATTGGTCTCGCACTTTTGACTTTCCGCGTCTTTCGCACATCTCTTTTCTGCAGCCTGGTTTGCAACGGCATGACAACAATTGAGTTCTGCGAGAAGCAGTTCATGCGCCCGCGCATGCCCGCTCAAGAAGTAAGTCTTCGAGTTCCCTTACGATGCCGGCGTGAGCCACAGTCTGGCCGTGCTATCTGCAGCATGGCAGCCCTCGAAAATGTCTCTTTAACTAGTTACGAAATACCGCCTATCTTGTTTGTCTTCCTTTCAGAGTCTGTGGAACAAAGGCTGTTGGAGAAACTTCAAGGATGCCTTCGGATCAAATCCGCTAATGTGGTTTCTGCCCATCGGTAAGTACGCGTCCCAGATACCGGGAAAGCCTGTGAGTAACGTGATAGCGTACCGGCATATCTCCAGGATGAGCAAAATTGGTATGGAGAAACGTGAGAGTGTGCCTCGGGGTCATGCTACAAAGCACATATCTTGTAAAGTCCCAAAGAATGTTTTCGTGGCCATTGTTTGTTGGGAGTAGAATGACGCACACCATTCGTTTTCAGTTCGTTTGGGAAATAGTGACTTCCGTAGCTGGACCGACGTTATCGCACGCAGGACGACGGTTTTCTAGTCGTCCGCAAACCAGCGTCTGTTTTTACTTCATCTGACGTGTGTTCCTTCCGCAGATAATCGACCAGGAGATGGTGTTCATTTTATCACCGAGGACACACGGCTGCTTCACACCCCAGTTCTGCGGCAAATTCGCTCCTTTGAGCCGATAATCGAATCGTCATTGGACTAAAGATTGTAGGTGGAGTACAGTCAGTATAGCAAGACGATTCTCCTTTGTCAAGGCTCACTGCCGGGGGGAGAGTTTTTCGTGATAGCAAGAAAGGGTCATTGGCAACATTCGAAGGTTAATATTACCACGGATATTACCGTCGAAATTGGCGAACGCGGATACCAGCGTGAAGTCGTTCGGGTCATATATCCTCCAGACAGCATGCTCCCTCTATTTCCAGGAGCAGGCTGCCGACGCAGATCCCACCCCAACCGTGTGTAGCGCGTACAGTTTCCAGGAATGAATTTACGACAAGACAGACTGGCGACCGCGGTTCTTCACACCGCTAGTAGTTCGACAGACAAGCGCACTGGCAGAGGCGCGGGTGTCGTGTCATACAGCTGCGGCGTCGCATAAAGACCTCCAGGATATTACTGGACTGCTATTGCGAGACAAAAATTCTCTTAACGCACCAATCAACAGCCGTTGTGCCACAAACAGCCTCTTTCTCGAGAATGATACGTAGTAATGTTGACCTACAGACGCTTTTTATGGCATGTCCCGTGCTACAGACACTAATGTTGTTTTACGAACGCACTTCTTTTCTCGAAGTGGATGTCCTTGTCATCAGAGTGGCGACTTGAGGTGTTCTGCACCGCCGCTGTAACCTGACAGTTGTACAGTCTGGTTTGTTACTCATTTTAGCGGGTAGATAGTGCAGCACCAGCTTGAACTCACTTAATATTCCAGGCTTTATAGTTGGATATCCCGTGTTGGTGGTATTCTGAAGCGAATTGTTTTTACGGAGTGGAACAtcagcaggcgagagacacaagaaaTGTTTCGCCCATTCACTCCTCTTCCTTGTGTTTCTACAACTCCGTAGGGTTTTGTTTGTGCAACTCGTCCTGTAACAGTGGTCTGATATAAGGGACTGTCCCAAGATGAGCTAACGCCCTCCACGCTCTTTTGTTGTATGCCCCTGCCGAGACTAGAGCTCAAAAAGGCCCAAGCGTTGATTGCGCGTACTCGAATACCATGAGGAAAGCTTCAAAACTCTATATTCGCGTTAGAGTAGGACTCACGGACTCTCCCTATGGTAAATCCAGTGTTGAGAGTAGATCTACTAGCCCTATGGCAGCACGCGGTATGGATAAGAAAATGCGCAAGCGAAAATGTCAAGCTTCCCGATGATGTGGCCGGCGTGCTCTCTCCGGGCACTCAAATTTCCGCCCTCACGGGGTAGAGAAGTACATCTCAGTTCTATGTTCAACAGAGTCAAAGGTGTACGGGTGTTTTCTGGTACGCATGTattcatgcatatatttCCAGCTGCGAAGCAGGTTTTTTCATGTCCCGGAGTGCAGACATAATGGCGCCCGACATCCAGGATAAAGCCTAACATTGCCACATTGGTCAACCTAGTAGAGTGTGACAGACAAGGCCGGTTGCTCTGGCGTGTCTCTTATATTTCGGATGGGAACCTATCGAAAGGGAACGGATGTGTTACTTGCTTAAGCCGTATGCCTAACGAAGAGAGCCACAATGAAGGTTTACTGCCCCGGTCGATGCAGCGAAGACCGGATTGAATGGAAGTACCCCGATGGTATTCTAGATCAAATAACAGGATTCTGAAACGCAGGACGACATGAAAGCGAAATAGCCATTTTATTGGCTGACGAAAAAGCCGTCATCCGGAAGACCAGACAGGCACTGCAGCAGCTGTGCATCCCTGTTGTGGAACACTGCGCTACATAGAATTCCGTCTGCTAAGACCGAATGGGTAATGTTAAAGTTAGGAGAACCGATGCCTGTAGACGAGACAGCGTGCACACCTTTCCAGGTGTGAAAAAATAAAATCTCTCCCACGGCAGCCCCTGTTGTCCTAGGCGCTCTCACAAACGAAGAAACTTAAGACAGCATCGCCCTTCATTTATAAATCGACAGCAGCAAAAATGGTGAAGTTCTATCCTGATTAGAAGCACGAGAATCCACACAGATGCGAAAAAGATACGTACTCCCACATGGCTCTATCCATCTTGCGCTTTTGCAAAATTTGAAACGATGAAGTGCTAGTTCACCTGTTGCCTCGTGCTGCTGGACTAATATCTGACTTCCCTCGGGTTATTGTTACGCAGATGATTGTTACTCTGACAACTTCCCTTGCTGAATCTGAGTGTCACTCCTGCAACGGAGCACAGTAGCAGGCCACCACTAGAGTTTGGGGAAGTCCAGCCCTCTTTTCTGATAAAGGCTATTCATCCGCACAAGAAGCATGACCCAACAGGCCAGAAGCACGCTCGAGTGGTACGCAGAGTCACCACTTCTGTGTATTACACGTCGTGGCCGGCTACTGCTTGTGACTGCTAAAAAATTGCATAATTGCGTGCGGAGACCGGTCTATCAGCTCCAGTTCTCCTCGCTTAAGTCTTCTGCCTTGAGCCGTTCTCCTCCCCAAAAATTGCCAGTCCTTTTGTCTAGCAGGGTACAACATCATATGACCTAGGCTCCTACGTGGGGTTTTCGAAGCGTTGTCAGTGTACGCCTATCTGCGTCGTCGACCATTATCACCATCATCACCTCTTACTTTATTAACGAAACGAACACTGTCAACAGTCCATGTTCGTGTCACAAATAAGTCTTTCGCATTCTCACAGCAGACCCAGCAGCATGCTCCCACGATCCTGCTTTGTGCCACACGTGGGCAAAAACATCCCGCTGTCGGAGTGCCCCATATATAAGTATGCTTTATTGTCGGAATTGTCTTTGCAACAGCCTGAAAACGATGACAGGCCATGTCAAAAGAGCGATGTTTGAGATGTAATCAGCCACAGAACGATGATTGCTGGAAAGCAGCATGATGTACTAAATACAtgcgcgagcgggagaggaaaaacggatGTCATTTCCTTTCAACCTGTAGTCGGAGATGCACAGACGCAGCATTTCCGACCCACTCAAATCCACCGTATTCCCGGCACTTGGACATAAAAAAGGCTCCACTCACTGGTTTTTTCCCGGGGTACACCTCCCAGCAACACAGATGCGAGGGGATCCAAAAACATGCGAGAAACTCACTTCGTATACGATCCAGAAAAACTGACGGGGAATGAACTGATCCCCCACAGCGGTCTCAGCATAGTTTTACATTTTTAATAATGGCACGCATATATAGACACAGTTACCTGATGTTCGATCCCGGAAAACCTGAATCACGGATCTCCGACGCCTTGAAAAAACAGGGCTACACCCACTCACGAGAAAGCTGCTTTTCTGCGAAACGCGTTATCAACTTTCAACTGAAGGTACTCATAAGCCCTGGGGCCGCAAGCGTTCAAATGAACTGCGGCTGCTTCTCTGCAGTCGTTTGTTATAAAATGAACACGAAACAGTTCTCATCAGCTTTTCCGTCAACTGCTTCGTCTGCTAGACTACGAACGGAATTCGTTCTTCGCGGATAATCTCACATCGAAACAGTTATCAGGCTTAGTACGTGAAATGAAACCATACGTGTACAATGGCAAGATACTGTGTTCGGGCTCAGGCGATCGTGGGACATCAGTCAAATTACATCTCCGATCCAGGCATACAGGAGCAGCTGGCGTCGTAATTCTGCCGCGCTCTCGGCACGCAAGGGCTTCCACCCCCGTTCTCCAGTACCATATATTTGGTCCCTCGGCTACTTCCAGGATCCCGCCAtgtcgcctgcttcgccctctttcgGTTTCCCTCACCGCACCGTCATTAGCAAACGATACGGGCGTTGGCATATTGGGGGCTTTCTGTGTCGCAGGCGTCTCAACTCAGATtgtacgcatatacatacaccCAGCGCACACATATACGCCTTACGCTTAAAGAACCCCTCGCCCAACACAGCACACGCCCATCTGCTACGAACGCCCATGTTTCGCCTCGTCATATGATCATACTCATAAAAGCTGAGCTGTCTAGCTCATTTACAACGAAAGTAGACACCAGACGGCTGTTATTATAACGAACCCTGTTCATGTTTGCTTGTGCCCTGTCGCTCCTTGAACGGTGATGCGAATGACGGTGAGCTCCCAACCGCGAAAGCTGCTTTCACCGGAACACAACCAGATGGCGATATCCTTGCCAAAATCTCTAGCAGCCTTCCTTCTTTGGAAGCTGCCGCGCATCAGCCCGCCACATGTGCCCCTGAAActgccgccgtctcctcccaGCTCCGCCGAGGTACCCGTTTCCAGCGGCGCCCCGAGCCGGCGCTCCATGCGGAGCACCAGCAAAgtgaggaggcggcggaggctgTGGGTGCACGCGTGCACGTCGTCGGCAACCGTCGAGGAAACCTAGCTGGTCTGCTGGTCCCAAACCAGCCCCAAATCGCCGCGGGCGGTGGCTCTGCAGGCCATCTCTCCAGCTGTACGCCTCGCTGCTGCCTTCACCGTCACTAAACGGGACACTCACTCCAAAGGTACCATAAACGGAAGGCATCGCAAAGCCGGAGTTGTTAAAAAGCATTTGGTGCccgccctctcctctgcgACGTTGGGGCGGATTGcgacgcctctctttccctgcaGTGTCGGCTCTTGGTCCCGAGAAAAGGCCAAAGCTCCCCTCTGGCGAAGAGCCAGCCAAACCGTCCGGCGTTCCCGCCGGGGAGTCCAGCGGCGATGGCAAAAACGgttgcgcatgcaaagggGAAACCGCCGACGCCCGAGATGCAGGCTCCCTTCCATTGGCCCCGTCCCCGCCTGATGCAGACAACTCGCATCCTCTACGGTCCAACTTGTTTGTGAAAACTTCCGTGCAGCTGCCAGAAACACCTGGAAATGGGCTCATTCCAAAGGGCCTCATCTCACTGCCGCCGGAAGCACAGCTGATGCCTCGGCCATTCACGAACTCTCGCGGGTGGCCAGaaactgtctcttctcggccctGCTGCGAattcgcatgcagttcgcTGACAGATGACAAATGGACACTTAGAAGCgtgggaagaaaggaaccaTCGAATCCGTCCCCGGATACGCCATGGAGCGAACCGGGCCGTGGCGCCTGATCGCCATCAGCACACGGTTCAGTGCTTCCTCCGGTCTGTCTACCAGGAAACTGGTCGGGGCACACTTCGAGTGCACCTCTCCGCGTGTCGCCGTCTAGATGTACGCTGCTTCCATATCGCCACACTGCAGCGTCCGGATACTGCTCTGGGTATCGGCAGTTGCCCGAGACGGTTTGCGCGTCAATTCCTCTCTGTGAGTTTCCGGCCAGCTTCTTCGCGATAGAGTCAGCTTCATGTATTGCCGAAGGGATATGATACGGTGCATACGAGGTGAAGCCTTCCGCATTCATTGCTTGTTGGCGAAACTGCGGCGAGTAACCTACGTTAGCGCCATTCGAACACGCTCCATACCCGGCATTGGatgggagagaggacggcgcaACTTGAACAGAGGAGCAGGCACCCGCACGTCCCTTAGCACGGGACATCACGTCGAGCCCCTCGTTCTGGCCGTGGTTACCCGGGAGGCTCTCTGCGTCATTCAGGAAACTCCCCAGCTGACATCTTGGAGGCGCGGGCGGGAAGCTGTTGTGGCTGTTGCGCTGTTTCGAGCCGCCCAACGCCGTTCGAGGGGGACCTAGGGGGCCAGACTGAGCCGAAGAACTTCCCAGGACGTGCAAGGCTGTGGCAGCGTTCCGCCCACGAAGCAGCCCGACGCGTATGGCCTTGTGGACCAGTGGCAGTCCAAGCTCCTGCGAGGACAAGCGAGAAGCACAACACGCGCGTCGAATGTCTCCCTGATGTGGCATTCTCAACTGACGCGTTTCCACCTTTCTCCCACAGTTCATTCCTGTCAACCGTAATGCGAACTGCATGGCATTCGTGCCTATCCTCTGCATTGTGTGAATTCAGCTCCGCTTCACAGTGGAACGACTCAGGGGAGGTGCACACTCTGAACTGTCTCTACAGCATGCCAATGAGGCACGAGCTTCTGTTCTCTCACCTCTCCCAGACCGTGTACCTTGGTTTGCTGGACCACAAACCGAAGTGTCTTCTCGTCTACCAGAGCCATTCCGCAGTGCTGTGAAGGGCCCAGGTCTCCGCCGGGACCGTTTGCTGCCGACCCCCCCGAAGGAGCCATTTGATCCAGAGCCTGAACGCGCAGGACGTGAGAGGGTTATTATTTAGGTACACAGTATGCTCTTCTTGATTATTATAGGTAGGGCTGTTCCACAAGCGATTTACATCTTATATATGGTAGACTAGCGACAATCTTTTACTACCGGACTGGTGCTATATGCGTACACACCAAACAACAGTGTTACTGGATGAAAAAGCTTTTAAGCAAAGCCGCAATCAGAGTGTCCCTTCGAAGTGCCTAGCGCAGCATTAAAGGCATCCCATAAAACGAGCCAAGGGAGATTCCACGAGTTCTCGCCACGAACTGATCCGACAAAAACCGGCAGTGGCATCCACAGACAAGCACACACATTTACAGGTAGTGCCCTGCTGCgtgaggaaacgggaagcaCGTAGAGTACAGCGAATCACTCCCGCGAGACTCACCCGCTCGACGATGTTGACCGCTTCGCGAATCATCCGCCCTTTGATGCATCCGCCAACGATGGTGGTCAGCGTCTTTGGGTCCCCGCGAACAGCATTCCGCTCCATACAGTCGTACACTTCCAGAGCGAGAGAGTACTGCACGTGGAAAACAGAACACGCAAAACGTCAGCACAtcagacacacacagggTGATCTGGGCACGAGAGTCCGCCAAGGGGCCACGCAGCGCGGTGTTGGAAGGAGACAATGCTTTGACTCCTCCACTGTTGCAGTAGGTTCGAATGTACACTCACCTCCCTGTTGACAATACACGCCGCCATTAGGCACGTGTATACGTGGGCATTGATGGTGAAGCCGTACTTTCGCGGCAACTCCTTGACGAGCTCAAACGCCTTCTGCAGCTGGTATAGACGCCCGTGCATTTTTATGAGGATGGTCAGCGTGAAGTTGGACGGCGGAATCTCCTCCCTTTGCATCTCCTCCCACAGGTATTCGCACAGCGATACCCTCTATACGAAAGCACAGTATACAGGTCTTGCCAGCATAGATGAGGCTTCGCTGACTCAAGAGACGGCTCATCGCTCACTGGATGCACGGAAAGCAACCATTTCCTCTTGTGGCGCAGACATGCGGATCTTCCCACAGACCTTCAGGTGCTCGAAGCCCCACTGGCAACCTAGGCATGCATATCTGCCTAGCCTGAAGCATCGGTGCGAAGAATGCGCCCGGATCCCGAGAGGCTTGTACCCTTTCGGAGCCGCTCAAGACGTCTGCCGATCCGATCGACGGGGAAAAGTACGGAGGAGTCCCCCTTGAACCGCATGATGACATGATGACGTTTGAACGTTTCCCTCCACTGACATTCCCACCAACAAGCGAAGCTTCTGGAGAGGTCCCTGGATCTCTGTGGCGTCTCGGCTCACCCCAGTTTTGACACAGCCATCCAGGAGAGAGTTGTAGAGTACACCGTCGGGCTtgatctgtctctctcgcatcgCCTTTAAGAGGTGTAGAGCTTTATTCATCTCTCCGTGCACGCAGTATCCCTTTATGATCGTCGAGAAGGTGATCAAGTCAGGCTTGATTCCTGTAAAGAACACCAGAGTCACGAAGCgaggcgtctcgcttccgccgTTTTCCTCATGCAAGTGCCGTGCGCCCTGCTGATTTGCAAACGCGGTACAACTCCGGTTCCTTCAGCAGCCCACACACGTTGTGACGGATGCGCATGCCATctaccccccccccccccccccccgctgAAACGCACAAGCCTCTGGATCGGAAACGGGCACGCAGTGT
Proteins encoded in this window:
- a CDS encoding putative zinc finger DHHC domain-containing protein translates to MLQYHALPLLQLNVPQSMKLVSAYNRGLFELVAVGILTLLFLVSYWLAVITPPGSIPDTEEWSYAAPDVFDIEGLPSVVTQFEKMFMVLFAETLDIFLCALITGFFFFHTHLVCNGMTTIEFCEKQFMRPRMPAQESLWNKGCWRNFKDAFGSNPLMWFLPIGKYASQIPGKPIIDQEMVFILSPRTHGCFTPQFCGKFAPLSR